CAAATCAATTGCAATATCATTTGCCATCATTCCAAAAAAATCAAATACGGACATTAAGGACCTCTCTATTATCTGCTTGCAAGCAGCGGTAAGTTTTTTTACAGTAACAGTTATGCTACTTTATACCTTATTTTTTATTTAGATGGCTATGTCAAGTAAAAACGGTTTTTCGGCTTGCACCCTTTTTAGCAGATTATGTTGCCCTAAAGAGTTTTTGGCTGAGGGCAGAGAGAAATAATAGGTCTGGGATGAACAGGATTATAGGGACTAAAGGGATTTATAAACTTGAATATGCTTCTCTAAATGCTATGAGCATCCAAGTTTTCTTTTCCCTTCTGTCACCGTCACTTTTCACCGTTCACCGTTCACCGTTCATTCTCAATTCAATCTCTTTTTCTCTTTTTCTCTTTCTCTCTTTGTAAAAAAAATCTATTTCGCTATCTCTCTCTTCCCATCTCGCCATCTCGCCATCTCGCTAAATCCATTCTCCATTCTCAATTCTCAATTCAATCTCTTTTTCTCTTTTTCTCTTTCTCTCTTTGTAAAAAGAATCTATTTCGTTCTCACCCTCTATTTCCGTCTCGCCATCTCGCCATCTCGCCATCTCGCTAAATCCATTCTCTTTTTCCCAGCTCCCAATATTTACTTTGCTCCTGTTATTTTTACATTCTTTCCCCATTTACAGCTGGCTTCATTCAAATTGAGATTGCTATCTTTCTGCAGTTTAATCTGCACATTGTCACCAATTTCCGTTTCTCCCAGGATATTCAGTTTTGCTCCTTTTTTCAGGGTTATTTTGCTTCCCTCTTTAATAATCAATTTACAATCGGGTTTAACGGTTACCTCCGTCTTTTTCTCCAAAGTGATGTCCCCCTGTAAAACAGCCAAGTGATTCATTTCCGTTTTGCCATCCACTTTTTTAGGCAGGGTAGCACACATTTGCAGTAAGCGTCCGTCTCCAGGATCAATACTTATTTCCGGTGTAGCGGCAACCGAATAAAACAGCTCTTTAGAGAAAGGATCGTAAAGAGCCACATCTTTCCCGAAAATGCCTTTGGCACTGTTATCAATTGTGAATTTAACGGATTGCGGAGGTGCCGGTACAAAATAGCTGTCCAGTTTATCGGGAGTTATATTTAACAAGCTGTCTGAACGACTGGGGTTATTTACCATAGAAATGTATTCAGTTCGGCGGTTAACCAACATAAAATAGGGATACTTACCTTCTGCTGTAAAAAGTCCGCATTGCACATAGCCATCGTATAGGTCAACTTCGTTCTGCACCAGTTTCTGAGGCAGAACTTCAATTGCCTTGGTATGCACTGCTGGCAGTTTTTCCGCATTTTGATAACCGGTAGTAAGAATAACATCGGCATCAAGCCATTCCCGGGGTTCCATATCCTCCGCATAAGCCACAATTTTCCGGTTCGCCTCTTGCAAACCCTGCCAACCGGGACGCATAGTTAATTCCCCTGAAGGAGAAACATCAATGGTAGAAAATTCCTGAAAGGTTAGTTTGGTGGTTAGCGGGTCTTTAATCCGATCATAAATTTTGTAGGTTAATATCCCATCAGCACCATAGCATAGCGGTAATAGCTGTAAACATTTCTGCATATATTTAGGAGGCCGCAGTAAAGCCCAAAAACCGTTTTCCGCTTTGGTGTAATTCCATTCCCCGTGGGATTGCGGACAGGGCATATATTGAGCTCCGGTTTTCATACAGAGTTCTTTATAGTATTTATAATAAGACAGCATATCGTAATCCAGCCGTCTTTGAACTCCCCTTTTTTCCGTAGGATTATTCCATTGCATCCAACCCTTTATAGGATAAATATCAAAGGCAATCAATTCGGGAGTAACAATTTTGGCATATAAACCAATATGATCGTAACCCATATTATTGGGTTTGCTTACATTTTTCCGGTGTAAAATAGAGCAGGTATAAAACCCTGAACAATTAGGAGCAATTGTCTTTATATCGGGGAAAATATCCTTTTTTATGCGGCGAAAGGAATCAAACTGTCCCTGAGTTGGTTCATCCGTTAAATAAAAATACTTGATATTGTCATAGCGCATTGCCAGAGCTTGAATTCTATCCTTAACTGCCTTAATCAGTTCTGTGTCCGTTTTCTGACGCTTATGCATCGTATCTTCAAATTCCACATAATCAAGCTCTAAAATCCCTTTTCCGTTCCAATAGACCTGAGGATTAAGATTGCTAAGCAGATATTTCCAGGAAATACTTCCATCCAGCAGTCCTGCCTTATAAAGGTCTTGCACAGATACCTGCAACACAATTTCCTTATGCTGCCAAACCCGGTTGTTAGCTTCGTCCTTACTGATTAGAGGCAGCATAGTATATTCTCCTGCAGTAAGATGTGAGCTCATTCCCGATTTGGAATTGAGAGTATTTAAATGCGGAATTTGATGTTCAACCCTGTTTTTATCAAATCCGTTGAACGAAAAGCGCATCAATTCCGTATTCGGATCGGCAGGAAAATCGCTGCATTTAAAGGCAAGGGTAATATATAAAGTATCATCTGCCGCCGGATTGTCTTTAATATCTCCTTTACTGCCATCACTCATTTCTCTTTGAATGAAACGAAATTCGTTGCCGATATTATAATTTGTATTGGCTTTATCCTGCCAACGAAATTCCAGTTTGTTAAAAGCAAAACCTGCTTGTCCTTTATTTAGCCGCAACAGATATTTTCCGGAGGCAAGCTCGTCAGTAACGGGAACCCCTGTAGTTAACGAATTGTTATAAAAATACATATCATCCAAAATGTTTTCTTTAAAGGTGGAATCGTATTCTGCCTCAAAACGCCAATAATTGGCTATAGAAAACGCCTCGGAACCATATTCGGGATTTTTACTGCCCTCAGTAAATGCCATATCATATAACAAAACATCTATACCTCGCTGATCCATTGCCTTCAGTAATTTATCAGACCTTTGCGGAAAATCGCCAGGAAGCATTGTTATTACTGAAGCGTTGTAATTTGCCGCTTGCATAGAATCCAGCAAAGCGTAGTAAAAACCGGGCAGATTTTGATAGCACCGTAAATAAGAATAATTTGCCAGTAAATATTGGTCGGAATGCTTTCCGGATAAAGAACCGAGCAGAAGAAACATCAGAGCGAAGATAATATATTTTATGCGTTGCATAGCCACCTCTTGCCTTACTTTGTATTTATCCTTTTTTCAGATAGATAACGAACTAATTCAGTATCTTACTACAGGAAAAAACTGTCAAGCAAATATTCAGCCCTCACCCTCTTGACCTCTCGCCCTCTTGACCTCTTGACCTCTCGCCCTCTTGACCCCTCGACCTCTCGCCCCCTAGACCTCTCGACCTCTTGACCTCTTGACTTCTCAAACCACCTTCACTTTTATCGTTCCGGCAATTCTTCTATCTATCACATATCTTGCATCGCCCACAGCCACAACTACATTGTTTTCAAAATCGTTACGGAACATTGTTATTAAAGCTCCAATATATAAACCCCTTTCCATTATTTTCAAATTATTATTATGGATAACGATGGCGCTATTGCCCTCAGGCAGCTGATCCAGAGTAATACATTGACCTGCTTTATATACACCGTGTCTTTTTCTGCCGGAAAATTTTCTGCCCCAACTCCGAATTCTTACTCTATTTCGCCTGGAAAGCATATCTTCTCCCTATATTATGTAAAGTAAAGTAAATGAAGGTAAAAATAGCTCCTATAACCACAAACCAGAAGATGGACAACATATCAAAAGCCAGAATTTGATAGACCAGAGTAGCCACCATCCAGGCAAGCAGGGTCAAATAGGCAAAAGCAAAAATCATCCATTTAAAACCGTGTTCCTTAAAAAGGATTGTAAGAGCTGCCGCACAGGGAGAATATAGCAAAATAAAAACCAGATAAGCCAAAATAGAGGCATTGCTGCCAAAGCTGGTTTTGATATTTTCCTCCAGGTTCATTCCTGTTTCTTCTCCTTCTGAATTTTGGTAGAGACCCTGCAAAGTTCCTACAATTGCTTCTTTAGCAAAAAGTCCGCTGATTAAAGCTACGGATGCCTGCCAGTTATCATTTTTAATCCCTATTGGCTGTAAAACAGGAGTAATAACCTTACCTCCCAATTCCAGAATTGATGCTTTTTCCTGTTCTCTACCTATCGGTATCTGGATGCTTTGCAGGATATTTATTAACACAATCACCAGTAAAATGGTTTTTCCGGCTCTCAACAGAAAACTTTTCAACCGCTGCCAGGTGTGCATAAATATGCCATTCAGCGTAGGAAGATGATAGGCAGGAAGTTCCATTACAAAATCCCCCGGCGAACTGAGGAAAATTGTCTTTTTTAAGAGTAAACCAGTTAACACACCCATAATTATGCCAAAAAGATACAGCCCGAAAATTACCAAATCTGCCTGCTGCGGAAAAAACAACATTACTAAAAAGGTATAAACCGGAAGTTTAGCTCCACAAGATATAAAAGGAGTTAAAATGGAAGCAAAAACCCTGTCCCGAGGTTTATCCAAAGTCCGCGTAGCCATTATTGCCGGAACAGTGCAGCCAAAACCAACTAATAAAGGAATAAATGCCTTTCCCGGCAACCCAATTTTCCGCATAAATTTATCCGCTATAAAAGCAGCTCTTGCCATATAACCGGAATCCTCCAAAATGGATAAACTTATGTATATGAAAAAGATAGGAGGAATAAAACTGCCTATGGTTACAATGCCTCCCCCAATTGCCTCACTGAAGAAATAATTTAACCAATGCGGAAAGGACAAAGAACTAAACAAATTTCCCGCCTGCTCTATAAACAGCCAGCTGAGAGCAAAATCTATCAAGTCAATACAGGGCTGGCTTAGTTTAACTGCAACCAGGAAAACCAAATACATCACAATAAAAAAGACCGGCAAACCCACAACACTG
This genomic interval from Candidatus Cloacimonas sp. contains the following:
- a CDS encoding FeoA family protein, whose product is MLSRRNRVRIRSWGRKFSGRKRHGVYKAGQCITLDQLPEGNSAIVIHNNNLKIMERGLYIGALITMFRNDFENNVVVAVGDARYVIDRRIAGTIKVKVV
- the feoB gene encoding ferrous iron transport protein B, with the protein product MRNRPVIALAGNPNVGKTCLFNALTGAHQTVGNWPGVTVEHKSGICKYNGKIYEVVDLPGIYSLAGGSPDELVARNYILTEKPDIIINLVDASNLERNLYLTVQLMELGAPLIMCLSMTDIAEHNGIYIDTGHLSSHLGFAVFSLVLNKRMDVSSILKKVEEYLIQPPVPATIHYDEVVEKHLQNIWQIVLKSGLGEPESKVAPRQFSERVSTAYDILIKSRWQALKLIEGDAELTSRLADEDRAIVAKEIAAIAKHRGQEPAFVIADDRYGYIRGLIKDVVKRKRKNQLTFSDMVDKVVLNSVVGLPVFFIVMYLVFLVAVKLSQPCIDLIDFALSWLFIEQAGNLFSSLSFPHWLNYFFSEAIGGGIVTIGSFIPPIFFIYISLSILEDSGYMARAAFIADKFMRKIGLPGKAFIPLLVGFGCTVPAIMATRTLDKPRDRVFASILTPFISCGAKLPVYTFLVMLFFPQQADLVIFGLYLFGIIMGVLTGLLLKKTIFLSSPGDFVMELPAYHLPTLNGIFMHTWQRLKSFLLRAGKTILLVIVLINILQSIQIPIGREQEKASILELGGKVITPVLQPIGIKNDNWQASVALISGLFAKEAIVGTLQGLYQNSEGEETGMNLEENIKTSFGSNASILAYLVFILLYSPCAAALTILFKEHGFKWMIFAFAYLTLLAWMVATLVYQILAFDMLSIFWFVVIGAIFTFIYFTLHNIGRRYAFQAK